A window of the Sabethes cyaneus chromosome 1, idSabCyanKW18_F2, whole genome shotgun sequence genome harbors these coding sequences:
- the LOC128735981 gene encoding palmitoyltransferase ZDHHC6-like: MESKQTSIYDAQTHRSRISSSQFLTKTIRTMTSGFSAVFWRFFHWGPLIAMTIIKSITLMTLYLNAMWWPPNRSFGGFINQTVFLMLSASTGFNFVMASLTGPRFLPLRWRPENPKHEQFLQYCTSCDGFKAPRSHHCRKCDRCVIKMDHHCPWINHCVGWANHAYFTCFLAFAVAGCIHATVILAGSLYAGIHRDWYVYYGQYSKATVHLGLWSLILGVLNVGLAIGVIIAVGMLLFFQVRSILNNRTGIEDWILEKAKHRREGSGESFRYPYDLGRWRNVQQVASWTCAPIGNGIAWEVADGCDQYTLTREQLRQKSDKRARTRTYTIHRPVSGSWIPLWSQGCRVCLSPPLTDEPRIKLKVGDVVRVTRWRKYWLFGEKVNEEPIPEQKNGTKKEKKQRKGKVQQPVDDEVQKPPRIRGWFPRQCAIELMDDDDDDRIEQQSHFNEKKKVK, encoded by the exons ATGGAAAGCAAACAAACGTCTATCTACGACGCACAAACACACCGATCGAGAATATCGAGCAGCCAATTCCTTACCAAAACGATACGCACAATGACAAGCGGATTTTCGGCGGTTTTCTGGAGGTTCTTCCACTGGGGACCACTGATTGCGATGA CAATCATCAAATCCATCACGCTGATGACGCTCTACCTGAACGCAATGTGGTGGCCCCCGAACCGGTCCTTTGGGGGTTTCATCAATCAGACCGTATTCCTGATGCTTTCCGCCAGCACCGGGTTCAATTTCGTGATGGCATCGCTGACCGGTCCGAGGTTCCTGCCGCTGCGGTGGCGCCCGGAGAATCCCAAACACGAACAGTTTCTGCAGTACTGCACCAGCTGCGATGGGTTTAAGGCGCCGCGATCGCATCACTGCCGCAAGTGTGACCGTTGCGTCATCAAGATGGACCACCACTGTCCGTGGATTAATCACTGCGTCGGGTGGGCGAACCATGCGTACTTTACCTGCTTCCTGGCGTTCGCCGTTGCCGGTTGCATTCATGCCACCGTCATCCTGGCCGGTTCGCTGTATGCCGGCATACATCGCGATTGGTACGTGTACTACGGGCAGTACTCGAAAGCGACCGTCCATTTGGGGCTGTGGAGTTTGATTCTGGGGGTTTTGAATGTTGGACTGGCCATCGGGGTGATTATAGCCGTCGGAATGCTACTGTTTTTCCAGGTTCGTTCGATTTTGAACAATCGAACCGGCATCGAGGATTGGATTTTGGAGAAGGCAAAACATCGACGGGAAGGCAGTGGGGAAAGTTTCCGTTATCCGTACGATTTGGGCAGGTGGCGTAACGTTCAGCAGGTGGCGAGCTGGACCTGTGCCCCTATCGGTAATGGGATCGCGTGGGAAGTGGCCGATGGTTGCGACCAATATACTCTTACG CGTGAACAGCTACGACAGAAATCGGACAAGCGCGCACGTACGAGAACCTACACTATACACCGACCGGTGTCCGGTAGCTGGATTCCGCTGTGGTCTCAGGGCTGTCGGGTTTGTCTGAGCCCTCCACTGACTGATGAGCCACGcattaagctcaaagtaggcgACGTTGTTAGAGTCACACGTTGGAGAAA GTACTGGCTATTTGGCGAAAAGGTAAACGAAGAACCAATTCCGGAACAGAAGAACGGCAcaaagaaggagaaaaaacaaagaaaaggtaAGGTGCAACAGCCGGTTGACGACGAGGTGCAGAAGCCGCCCCGGATACGGGGTTGGTTTCCGCGCCAGTGTGCCATCGAACTTatggacgacgatgacgacgatcgGATCGAGCAGCAGAGTCATTTCAACGAGAAGAAGAAAGTCAAATAA
- the LOC128742131 gene encoding kelch-like protein 32 — translation MATADTVAVASSSIVPSTSRCSISAAGSGVNCATEEGKELNSIVFESFSHTGTILKGLNELRIKGTLVDVALRADGKIFRAHRAVLSACSEYFRAMFSSHTRESRLSEISLSNVSPLGIELLLDYIYTAKLTLNLANIQEVLSAASYIQLESVVEACLNYLDQQLDLDNYIDVLIISEMYSLKRLNHKVYRFICHHLNVISKSPEFFRLSERQIELILAGDYPVTCTEIEVLGILLRWIQVNCDEPCDPTAMGGAAATYANYRQLIRNHIRFMDISLQELYNLLCSEEFQFRWIDRYELYDFIMKIGEQQCIKYKISPLNKIQNYRGLELAIIKIGGFDLSGITNEITYCFPGGATGTNQPPSAVGKTKLIRNRSLGEPSSSATSDRGSKLAPSTSPAATSSKRKEVKLNGKWRYLTTIPHIKQSNFGVVVLNNHLYVIGGCYDISLEEYIHPFGFRYCPIKNKWETIAPLQQDRCRFSLNVVGHSLIAVGGNSEMDDDGDRSVSTCEQYDPIADKWIYIESLPEYRTQHAGAAFGATLYISGGLDLYSGVLGSLWSYYSFNEKWEKLANMLHPRADHVMFTINRKLYVCGGWYEVNGQRVLADSIDCYDLFSKSPAWHQVTQIPTPKYHAGIVAVQEKIYIIGGFGSDDIFRHTAASVECYDVAEDRWYSLKRYPKNIWEHTCANLYIPKYRDDMEVIDDNEGDDDDDDDDDDDDEDEEEEQKTERENVLDDESDNASSSAI, via the exons ATGGCCACTGCCGATACTGTTGCTGTTGCGTCCAGCTCCATCGTACCAAGTACCAGCAGGTGTTCGATCTCGGCTGCTGGAAGCGGCGTTAATTGTGCCACCGAAGAGGGCAAAGAGCTGAACAGTATTGTGTTCGAGTCGTTTAGCCATACCGGAACCATTCTGAAGGGACTCAACGAACTGCGGATCAAGGGCACGCTGGTCGATGTGGCACTTCGTGCCGATGGGAAAATTTTTCGG GCCCACCGTGCCGTCCTATCGGCATGCAGCGAGTACTTCCGGGCGATGTTTTCGAGCCACACGCGAGAGTCCCGGCTCAGTGAAATCAGCCTATCGAATGTGTCCCCGCTGGGGATCGAACTGCTGCTGGACTACATCTATACTGCCAAACTGACGCTGAATCTTGCCAACATCCAGGAGGTCCTATCGGCCGCCAGCTACATCCAGCTGGAGTCGGTCGTCGAGGCATGCCTCAACTATCTCGACCAGCAGCTCGATCTGGACAACTACATCGATGTTCTCATCATTTCGGAAATGTACTCCCTAAAGCGGTTGAATCACAAGGTGTACCGTTTTATTTGTCACCATCTGAATGTGATTTCCAAATCGCCGGAATTTTTCCGACTGAGCGAGCGTCAAATCGAGCTGATTTTGGCGGGGGATTACCCGGTGACCTGTACGGAGATCGAGGTGCTGGGAATTTTACTGCGCTGGATTCAGGTAAACTGTGATGAACCGTGCGATCCGACTGCAATGGGTGGTGCAGCAGCAACCTACGCCAACTATCGGCAGCTGATTCGTAATCATATACGCTTTATGGACATTTCGCTGCAGGAACTTTACAACCTGCTTTGCTCGGAGGAGTTTCAGTTTCGATGGATTGATAG ATACGAACTGTATGACTTCATCATGAAGATTGGGGAGCAGCAGTGCATCAAGTACAAAATTTCTCCTCTGAATAAAATCCAGAACTACCGAGGGTTGGAGCTGGCGATCATAAAAATCGGAGGCTTCGATCTGTCGGGGATTACCAATGAAATTACGTACTGCTTTCCTGGAGGTGCCACCGGCACCAATCAACCGCCGTCGGCGGTTGGAAAAACTAAACTAATCCGAAATCGTTCCCTTGGGGAGCCGAGCTCTAGCGCGACAAGCGATCGCGGAAGCAAACTTGCCCCGTCCACCTCGCCGGCAGCCACCAGCAGCAAACGGAAAGAGGTTAAACTGAACGGAAAATGGCGCTACCTCACAACGATTCCCCACATTAAGCAGAGCAACTTCGGAGTGGTGGTTCTGAACAACCATCTGTACGTGATAGGTGGTTGCTACGACATTTCGCTGGAAGAGTACATCCATCCGTTCGGGTTTCGTTACTGTCCGATCAAGAATAAGTGGGAAACGATAGCCCCCCTTCAGCAGGATCGTTGTCGCTTTTCGCTCAATGTTGTTGGCCATAGTTTGATCGCCGTTGGTGGTAACAGTGAAATGGATGACGATGGCGATCGGTCCGTATCGACCTGTGAACAGTACGACCCAATAGCCGATAAGTGGATTTACATTGAATCCCTACCGGAGTACAGAACTCAACATGCTGGGGCGGCATTCGGTGCTACGCTCTACATATCAGGTGGGTTGGACCTTTACAGTGGAGTACTGGGATCACTCTGGAGCTACTACAGTTTCAACGAAAAGTGGGAAAAGCTGGCTAACATGTTGCATCCCCGGGCGGATCACGTGATGTTCACCATCAACCGGAAGCTGTACGTGTGTGGCGGTTGGTACGAAGTGAACGGACAGCGTGTCCTGGCGGACAGCATTGACTGCTATGATTTGTTCAGCAAATCCCCCGCTTGGCACCAGGTGACGCAGATTCCTACTCCCAAGTATCACGCCGGGATTGTGGCAGTTCAGGAGAAAATCTACATAATCGGGGGCTTTGGTTCCGATGATATTTTCCGTCATACCGCGGCCAGCGTCGAGTGCTACGACGTTGCCGAGGATCGGTGGTACAGTTTGAAACGGTATCCGAAAAATATCTGGGAGCACACATGTGCGAATTTGTATATTCCGAAGTATCGGGACGATATGGAGGTGATTGATGACAATGAGggtgatgacgacgatgatgatgatgatgatgatgacgatgaggaTGAAGAGGAAGAGCAGAAGACCGAGCGTGAAAACGTACTAGACGATGAAAGTGATAATGCTAGCAGTAGCGCCATTTGA
- the LOC128736166 gene encoding transmembrane protease serine 9-like has translation MILRTVLLLMALFGGHPSMTQSILRLEEQRFEGDPCPLRNGSTGICRKASQCRGSIRAKELHCEFSGYDAVICCALAPNATFDSSARVVQTACSTVRRTEVRIAEHAVGVVTEARVGEFPFMGLVSYDDERTRCGAALISDRFLLTATHCFKNVKPTAVRLGTNQADDPMADSYAIAKIHRHRGYTQQTKQDDIALIELRSPVTMNAQVQPICLHTSLIDLPETTNLTLMGWGRDNADNLPNALLKGAVNPVLRSTCQARYTAGGRVIRLTEKQMCALGELNPDGLATDACEGDSGGPLVLRDDNRYYLVGLVSYGSGCGDDKYAGIYTRVASYLDWIIERVWKS, from the exons AAGGCGACCCGTGTCCGCTGCGAAACGGGAGCACTGGCATCTGTCGCAAAGCGTCCCAGTGCCGGGGAAGTATCCGAGCGAAGGAACTGCACTGCGAATTCAGCGGCTACGATGCGGTTATCTGTTGTGCGCTCGCTCCGAATGCGACATTCGATTCTTCGGCCCGCGTAGTACAGACTGCTTGTAGCACCGTGCGCAGGACAGAAGTCCGCATTGCGGAGCACGCCGTGGGCGTTGTGACCGAAGCCCGAGTGGGCGAGTTTCCCTTTATGGGCCTGGTCAGCTACGACGACGAGCGGACGCGATGTGGAGCGGCGCTGATTTCTGATCGCTTTCTGCTGACGGCTACGCATTGCTTCAAGAACGTTAAACCCACTGCGGTTCGCCTGGGAACGAACCAAGCGGACGATCCAATGGCTGACAGTTATGCGATTGCAAAAATACATCGGCACAGGGGGTACACCCAGCAGACGAAACAAGATGACATCGCCCTCATTGAACTGCGGAGCCCGGTTACGATGAACGCACAGGTTCAACCGATTTGTCTACACACATCGCTGATCGATCTTCCGGAGACAACGAATTTGACCCTGATGGGATGGGGTCGAGATAACGCAG ACAACCTACCCAACGCTTTGCTGAAGGGGGCCGTTAATCCGGTGTTGCGAAGCACCTGCCAAGCACGGTACACGGCCGGTGGCCGTGTGATCAGACTAACTGAAAAGCAGATGTGTGCACTCGGAGAGCTTAATCCCGACGGGTTAGCGACCGACGCTTGCGAAGGAGACTCCGGTGGTCCGCTGGTACTACGCGACGACAATAGGTACTATCTGGTTGGGCTGGTATCCTACGGGTCCGGATGTGGGGACGATAAGTATGCGGGTATCTACACGCGAGTGGCCAGCTACCTCGACTGGATCATCGAGCGGGTGTGGAAGAGTTAG